The genomic segment GGGGTTCAAGAACCCGATGAGAAGCTGCTCAAGAAGGCGGGCCTTGAGACCACATCCAGCGGCGTAGAACTCATCGGCCCAGGCTCTGAGAGTCTGCTTACGATTTTTACGGGTAAGAAAATTGGCGAGAACCAAATGGTTCTATCAGCTGGGCGTTTAGACCGCGTGAAGCAAAGCGATTTATCAATGCTTCATTTTGAAGCAGAGAAATATTTAGAGCTTGTGAAGTAATCCCTCAGCCTACTCTTCTTTAAACCGCTCAATCTTGGCACCAACGCTTCGAAGCTTATCTTCGATATGCTCATAACCTCTGTCGAGATGGTAAATACGTCGAATGATGGTTTCACCGTCGGCTACTAAGCCGGCAAGAATCAGTGACGCACTGGCACGAAGATCTGTCGCCATGACTGTGGTACCAGAGAGCTCTTTACCGCCATCAACAATTGCTTTACCGCCATCGACGCGAATTTTGGCGCCGAGCCGCCCGAGCTCTGCCACGTGCATGAAGCGGTTCTCAAAAATGGTTTCTGTAATCACGCTGGTGCCTTCAGCGGCGCACATGAGTGTCATCATTTGAGCTTGCATATCCGTTGGGAAACCTGGGTATGGAGCAGTTTTGATATTGACGGGCTCAAGCTGCTTGGGCCGCGACACTGTGATCTCATTTTTTTCTTTGTCGATGGAAACTTTGGTTCCGGCTTGAATCAGTTTATCGAGCAGAGCTGTTTGGTGCTCGATGACGCCGCCTCGCAGTGTGAGGTTTTCGCCGGTCATGGCTCCGGCAATCAAAAATGTACCAAACTCGATGCGGTCGGCCACAACATCATGGTCAAAAGGCTTAAGCTCTTTTTGCCCTACGATGGTGATACGTTCCGTACCTTCGCCCTGAATATCGACGCCCATTTTACGAAGCACGAGTGCAAGGTCCACGATTTCGGGCTCTCGAGCCGCATTTCTTAAAACGGTGGTTCCCTCTGCCAATGAAGCAGCGATCATCAGGTGCTCAGTACCGCCAACAGTTGGCATATCGAAAATGATCTCTGCGCCAATGAGCTTATCAGCTTTTGCTTCCACATAGCCGTGCTCGAGGGTGATAACTGCTCCGAGCTTTTTAAGGCCCTTAAGGTGCTGATCGATAGGCCGTGCTCCAATGGCGCAGCCACCCGGTAGCGAAACCCGTGCTTTGCCGAAACGGGCCAGCAGTGGCCCAAGGACCAAGATGGACGCACGCATCGTTCGAACAAGCTCATAGGGAGCTTCAAGTTCAGTGATATCAGTGGCATCGAGAGTAAGTTCTGGACCATCGTGCTCGATTTTGATGCCGAGGTGACTCAAAACCCGTTGTAGGGTTCGAACATCGGCTAGGTCGGGCACTCTACCCAAACGGCTCTTGCCGGGCGCGAGAATTGTCGCAGCCATGATGGGGAGTGTGGCATTTTTTGAGCCAGAAATATCAATTGTTCCGGAAAGCGGCTCTTGGCCGCAAATTTTTAACGCATCCATACAGGGGCACTACTTATGTCAGGGGTTAATTGTCAATACATTGATCTTTGTCGCTTGTGGCGCGCCGCAGAGCTTATTAGCTATAACCGTGAGATATACTCACTTATTCCTTGGCTCAGCTGCTTAAACCTATATTCAGCGGGCATTTGACCCGGCCGTGACAGGCTCGATATGTGGATAATATGAGCGATTCAATGAAAACAGTAGCAGTTCTTGGTGGTGGTAGTTTTGGAACAGCGTTGGCGCAGCTTGCTGCCCGCCAGGGCCAAGAGGTGCGGCTCTGGATGCGAGATGCTGAGCAAGCAGAAGCCATCAATAAAACGCGTCACAATCCCCGCTACCTTTCGGACTTTGAGCTGCATGAAAATATTTCTGCAACCAACAGCGAGCAAGAGGCTCTCGAAGGAGCTGATTGGGTCATGGTGGCAGTTCCGAGCCAGGCTGTCCGCTCTTGCTTAAACGAGGCGAAAAAATTCTTGGGCGAGGTACCTTTGGTGCTGGCGGCCAAAGGAATTGAAACCCAGAGCCTGATGACCATGGATGAAGTGGTTTATGATGTGTTGGGAAGTGCTTGGGAAAATAGAACCCTCGCCATGAGCGGGCCAAGCTTTGCAAAAGAAATCATTCAAGGCATGCCCACCGCAGTGGTCATGGCATGCAAGGATGAGGCATTGGCAACGCGCATTGCCGACATTTTATTCTCAGACACTTTTCGGGCCTATACGAGTACCGACATTGTGGGTGTGGAAGTGGGCGGCGCCCTCAAGAATGTGATGGCCATCGCCGCTGGCGGGGTGATTGGAATGGGCTGGGGCCATAATGTTCGGGCAAGCCTTGTTACACGCGGGCTTTCCGAAATTACGCGCATTGCGGTTGCAAAAGGGGCCAACCCACTCACGCTTTCCGGTTTGGCTGGCGTTGGTGATTTGATGCTGACTTGCACCGGTGGTCTGTCTAGAAACCGAGCAGTAGGCCAAGCTCTGGGTGAAGGTAAAACGCTTGAACAAGCCCAAGAAAGTATCAAGCAAGTTGCCGAGGGTGTGATCACGGCTAAGAGCGCTTATTTATTAATCGAGAAGCTGGGTGTGGATTGCCCGATTATCGAAACGGTCTACCGTGTTCTTTATGAAGGCATACCGATTGATAAGGCTGTACAAGGTTTAGTGGAAAGACCTACAGGCCAAGAACTTCAGTACGATTAAGCTCTAGTGCCCTGCGACCTAAGGGGCGCAGCACCAAAGAAAGCGGCCACCGTGAAGCTAAACGAGCCGATTCAGATCCGCGGTGCCCGAGAGCACAACCTCCAAGATATCGACGTCACCATTCCGCGTGCTCAACTGGTTGTGGTCACGGGCCCTTCTGGAAGCGGTAAAAGTTCTCTGGCGTTTGATACGGTGTACGCCGAAGGACAGCGCCGCTATGTGGAATCTCTGTCTGCTTATGCGCGTCAGTTTATCGGGCAAAATCAAAAGCCGGATGT from the Deltaproteobacteria bacterium genome contains:
- the murA gene encoding UDP-N-acetylglucosamine 1-carboxyvinyltransferase; its protein translation is MDALKICGQEPLSGTIDISGSKNATLPIMAATILAPGKSRLGRVPDLADVRTLQRVLSHLGIKIEHDGPELTLDATDITELEAPYELVRTMRASILVLGPLLARFGKARVSLPGGCAIGARPIDQHLKGLKKLGAVITLEHGYVEAKADKLIGAEIIFDMPTVGGTEHLMIAASLAEGTTVLRNAAREPEIVDLALVLRKMGVDIQGEGTERITIVGQKELKPFDHDVVADRIEFGTFLIAGAMTGENLTLRGGVIEHQTALLDKLIQAGTKVSIDKEKNEITVSRPKQLEPVNIKTAPYPGFPTDMQAQMMTLMCAAEGTSVITETIFENRFMHVAELGRLGAKIRVDGGKAIVDGGKELSGTTVMATDLRASASLILAGLVADGETIIRRIYHLDRGYEHIEDKLRSVGAKIERFKEE
- a CDS encoding NAD(P)-dependent glycerol-3-phosphate dehydrogenase — its product is MKTVAVLGGGSFGTALAQLAARQGQEVRLWMRDAEQAEAINKTRHNPRYLSDFELHENISATNSEQEALEGADWVMVAVPSQAVRSCLNEAKKFLGEVPLVLAAKGIETQSLMTMDEVVYDVLGSAWENRTLAMSGPSFAKEIIQGMPTAVVMACKDEALATRIADILFSDTFRAYTSTDIVGVEVGGALKNVMAIAAGGVIGMGWGHNVRASLVTRGLSEITRIAVAKGANPLTLSGLAGVGDLMLTCTGGLSRNRAVGQALGEGKTLEQAQESIKQVAEGVITAKSAYLLIEKLGVDCPIIETVYRVLYEGIPIDKAVQGLVERPTGQELQYD